In the Armatimonadota bacterium genome, CCACATTGCGGTTCAAGTCTGGCGAAACCGTCGTTATGGGCGGGCTGCTGAAGGACGAGGACGTCACCTCGGTCGAGAGGACCCCGCTGCTCTCCAAAATCCCCCTTCTTGGCGAGATTTTCACGCATCGCAAGAAGACCAAAACCTCGTCGCAGGTGATCATCTCGATCACGCCGACCATCCTTCCCGGCCAAGGCAAATGAATCTCGATCGCTCAATAGGCGACATTTTTGTCGAAGAGGGCTATGTCTCGCGGGACGAGCTGGAGGATATCCTCCGCTCACGCACCGACACCACCGAGCCTTTGGGCTCGCTCCTCGTGCGTCTGGGCAAGGTCACCGAGAAGCAGAAGCTGAAGTGTCTCGGCCTGCAGATGGGCATTCCGTTCCTGGACCTGGCCCGAATGGACCTTGACAGCCACGTCGCGCGGCGCATTCCACACGCCGTTGCGCTGCGCCTCTTGTCCATCCCGATCGAACTCACCGAAGTGGCGGCCACGATCGCCATGGTGAACCCGCTCGACCTCTCAGCGATCGACGAGCTCACGGCGGCACTACAAGTGGACGTCGACCCGGTGCTTTGCACCGAGGAGGACGTCCGCGATGCGATCTATCGCAGCTACGGCGCCTACGATGACCTCGGCGAGATTATCGGTGAAGCGATTCGCGGGGTCGAATCGGAAGGAGTCAAGATCTCGGGAGCCGGCGCAGAGGACGAGGACGAGGACGACAAGGTCAACGTCATCGAGCTCAAGGAGGTCGTAGAAGGCGCCCCCGTCGTCAAGCTGGCGAACGCTCTGATGACGCGCGCCATCACGATGCGGGCCAGCGACATCCATATCGAGCCGTTTCAGCGCCGCGTGCGCGTACGCTTTCGCGTGGACGGCCTGCTTCAAGAGGTCATGTCCGTCCCAAAGGACCTCCAATACGCCTTGGCCTCCCGCATCAAGATCATCGCGGGACTCGATATCGCCGAGCGCCGGATGCCACAAGACGGGCGATTCACTCTCATTGCCAGCGGCGCTTCCTTCGATTTTCGCGTGTCCACCTACCCTTGCAGTTACGGCGAGAACGTGGTCATTCGAATCCTGGACAAGAGCGCTGCGCTGCTCGATATAAACAAGTTGGGGATCGCCGACACGGCGCTCAAGACGTTCGTTCGGCGAATTGAAGAGCCCCAGGGCTGCGTACTGGTGAGTGGGCCCACGGGCTCCGGAAAGACCACCACGCTCTACGCCGGCGTGAACCACCTGAACGCCATCCATCGTAACATCATCACGATTGAGGACCCGGTCGAATATCAGATCGATGGCACTGTTCAGGGCAACGTCAACCCCAAAGCGGGGGTCACGTTCGCAACCGGACTGCGCTCAATTCTCAGGCAAGACCCGGACGTCATCCTGGTCGGTGAAATCCGCGACGCCGAAACGGCTTCCATCGCTGTGGAAGCCTCCCTTACCGGCCACCTAGTGCTCTCCAGCATCCACGCCAACGATTCGGCCGCCTCACTGACGCGCCTGGCGGACATGGGCGTCGAGCCGTTTCTGATGGCTTCGAGCGTGACGTGCAGCGTTGCCCAGCGACTGGTGAGGATGGTGTGCCCGAAGTGCAGGGAGAAGTACAAACCCAGCCCGGAAGCCATCGCTCGGCTTGGCCTGCCGATGGACGCCACCTACGCTCGGGGCCGAGGGTGCGAGGCGTGCTCCAAGACGGGATTCAGAGGGCGGCTTGGAATTTACGAAGTGATGGACATGACGCCTCCCATTCGCAAGCTGCTTCTCTCGGGAGCGCACGCCACAGAGGTTCGAGAACTCGCCACGAAAGAGGGCATGCAGACCCTGCGCGAAGATGCGGCCAACAAGATTCTGGAAGGGCTGACCACGATTGAAGAGGTCATTCGTGGAACCGCAGAGGCCTAAGAGATAATTATGCAAGCCTATCGCTATAAAGGAGTCGATTTGTCCGGAGCCAAGGTCTCCGGCGAGATCCAGGCGGCCTCGATGGAGGAAGCCGAGAGGAAGCTGGCAGCCAAGGACGTGACGATCATCGCGGTCTTCCCGCTGACGCTACGGTCAAAAGGCACCTCGGAAGCCCCAAAGCCAGGCGAGAAGCCAGCAAAGAAGGCCAAAGAAGCTGAGGTTGCCGCCGCGCTGCGAGACTTGGCCGTGATGTCGGAAACCGGCGTGCCGTTCGTCGAGGCGCTGGAGGCAGTGGCTGCGTCCTCATCCTCGCCGATCATCAGAGAGGGCTTCCACAAGCTGCGCCTGGACATCGTGCAAGGCGCGGGGCTCGCCGACGCGATGCGGAACGTCCAGGGCCTCTTTCCCGACATCGTCTGCGAACTGGTTCAGGTCGCCGAAGAAGGCGGCCGCCTCGATCGTGCGCTGCATAGCGCTTCATCCTACGTGGAACGCTCTGCGGAGCTTCGCCGGAAAGTCATGAACGCGATGCTCTACCCAGTAGTGCTCACGGGCATCTCGTTCCTCGCGATGGTCGTGCTCTTCTGCTTCGTTCTTCCGAAGTTCGGGGGCATCTTCAAATCGATGAAGGCGGATGTGCCTGCGACCACGACGTTTCTGCTGGGCGTCGGCGAGTATCTTCGCTCCCATCCGCTCTTCGTACTCGGAGGTTTGGTTGCTGTCTTCTTCGCTGTTCGGACCGTAATGAAGACCCCTGCGGGCAAGGCCACGCTCTCGCGAATGATCCTAAAGGCCCCCCTGATCGGCGACCTCTCACGAAAGCTGGCTCTTTCCCGGTCGTTCCAATCCATCGGCACGCTGCTTTCCTGCAACGTTTCGCTCATGTCGGCACTGGAACACGGCGCCCGCGTCTCCGGCAACGCAATGATCTCGAACGCGCTGACCTCCGTCCGCGATAGCGTCGAACACGGCGCGACCCTGGCGGACAGCATGTCGTCCTCCACCGCCTTCACCCCGATGCTCGTCCAGGTTGTGAGCGTGGGCGAAAGAACGGGCCGGCTGGCTCCGCTGATCGCCGCGCACGCCGCACATTTGGAAGAAGAAGTCGACGCGCGAATCAAGGCCCTGGTCGGTGTCGTGGAGCCCGTGATGATCGCCCTGATGGGCGGCGTGGTCGGGTTCATTACCGTGTCGATCATCTCACCGATCTACTCCGTTGTACAAAACATAAAGTAATCGCTCAGGTCTGCCGACAATAGCATTAAGGATCCTGGTCCGTTGGGATCGCTGCGAGGTTAGGTACAGAAACATGGCTATACAGTCCAAGTTCAAGGCGTTCACGCTCGTCGAGCTGCTGATCGTCATCATCATCATTGCGGTGCTTGCCGCAATCGCCATTCCCAAGTTCGCAAACTCCGGCGCGAGGAGCAAGGAGTCCGCTCTCAAGTCAAACCTGAAGATGTATCGATCGGCGATCGACCTCTTCAAGACCGACACGGGCTGCTATCCCGCCGCGCTTTCGGACCTTACGGGGACCTCGGCGCCGGCCAAGGGTAAGGACTCGTCAGGGAATGACTACGCGATTACGGCAGCCGACTACAAGGGCCCCTATGTCGAGAGGATTGAGAATGACCCCGTCTCGGGTGCAGCTTTCAACTACTCCACGACCGCGGGAACGGTGGGCAAAGTGACTTCGTCGGCGTCGGGGAACGCCGCAGACGGCACGGCGTACTCCGGCTGGTAATCACCGATTTCGCAAGCCCGACGGAGCTGGACCGTCCACGGAATTCCGTGGACGGTCCTTTTATTTTGGGATCGGCGCTGCCGCTTCTACGCCCAGCGCGAGTGCGGCCACGAGTCTGGCCCTCCCCTCACGCGAGGCCACCCAGGCTTCGTCCTTCGGGTTGGTCAACACGCAGAGCTCCACCAGGATCACGGGGACTTTGGAGAAGATTGAACCTGTCAGAGCGCCCTGCCGCCTGCCGATGGCCGTTTGACGGTCGGTCATCAGTCCCCGATCGGCGTGGAGTCCTCTCAGTTTCTCCGTAAGGGCGGTGTGCAGCTTCTTGGCCAACACGCCGCTTTCCTTTCGCACCTGCTCGGACGGCCCCTTCTGGCCGCCTGCCTTTCCGGCTTCAGCCGGGTAATAGACTCCAATTCCAGACCCTGAGGCCGCATCGCAATGCAGCCTCAGCATCAGGTCCGCCTTGGCGGCATTCGCAAACTCGGCGCGCCGACGGTTCGTGACACTCTCCTGTTCCTTCGATTTGGTCAGGCGCACACGGTAGCCGCGTCCCAGAAGCTCTACACGCAGCTCGTTCGCGACCATCCACGCCACGTGGATTTCGGTGAGCTTTTGGCCGCGCGTGCCGACCCCGTTTTCAGAAGGGTGCCCGGGATCGATGACGATGAGGGGAGATGCGATCATGGCCACAAGGGCCGTGACAGACCACATCAGCGAGCGTCCTCGATGGTCCGGTTGAGGAACCGAAGAATGCCCATCGGCACCAGGTTGGGTTCGACTTTTTCAACCGTTCTGCAATGGGGTGCGAAGGTCGCGGCGAGCCCGCCGGTAGCCAGGACCCGAGGCGCGGCGCTCAGCTCGCCAGACATCGCGATCACTAGGCCGTCCACGGCGTGGGCATGTCCCAGAACCGTCCCGACCTGAAGGCATTCGGCGGTGCTGCGCCCGATCGCGCCGGGCGGGAGTTCCAGGTCGAAGTCTGGAAGCATCGCCGTGTCTCGAAGGAGCGCCTCGGCGGCGGTTCTTGCTCCGGGGAGAATGGCGCCGCCCAGGAATGCCCCGTCGAAAACGTTGATGGTGGTCGCGGTGCCAAAGTCAACGACGATCCAGGGACCCGGTCCCAATTCCAGCGCGCCAAGAACACCGGCAATGCGGTCGGCGCCGAGGGTTTCAGGGGTCTTGTAGCGGATTTGGATGCCACAAGGCGCGGTTCCAGACAACTGCCTAAAGGGGCCATTGGTGATGGAACTCAGGCCTTCCGGCAATGCCAGGTCGGCATCTGGCACGACGGAAGCAAGACCCACCGCCTCAACCTGGCGGCCCTCCAGTGCCAGGTCGAGAATCGCGAGGAGCCTTCCGCTCAACGTGGTTAGGGGGTGAGTCGCCACCGAGCCCGTCCCTAGCCACAAGCCTTTCTGCCAGAGGCCGAACGCCGTGTTGGTGTTGCCGACGTTAATCGCCAAGCGCATAGGTGAGGTCCACCTCGCTGTACACTTCTCCGCCAAGCTCTTCCTTCATCGCGGAGAGAATCGACTGGGCCACGGCGTCTCGAAGCGAGACGTCTTCGGCCTCCACCATCAGACGGATCATCGGCTGGGTCCCGCTTGGGCGCACCACGAGCCTGCCATTCCCTTCGAGCGCCGCCGCGCCGTCCGAAAGCGCCATCGAGACCCGCGGTCCCTGGTCCCAGCCCTCTCTGGATCGGATGGACACGTTGATAAGCACCTGGGGCCAAGGGTCGTATTCCGCACAGAAGCTCGATGCCGAACGTCCTTCTCTTCGCAAGACGCGCAGCAGCTCGATCGCCGAGATCAGCCCGTCGCCCGTAGGGCCGAATTCGGGGAAGATCAGGTGCCCGCTTTGCTCGCCGCCAACCCGCGCCCCCGTCGCGCGCAGGCGTTCGGCCACATATTTGTCGCCCACGGGTGTCCGCTCCAGCTTGATGCCCAGCCCAGACAAGAAGTGCTCGAACCCGCCGTTGCTCATGACGGTGCCCACGGCGATGGCTGGGCTGAGCTCTCCGTTACGCTTCCAGTGTTCGCACCAGATCGCCATGGTTCGGTCGCCGTTAATCAGGGTGCCCTTCTCGTCGCTGAAGATGGCTCGGTCGGCGTCGCCGTCGAACGCGATCCCGATGTCCGCGCGGCTCGCCACGGTGAAATCGCAGATCGTGTTGGGCTTGGTCGCGCCGCCCCCTGCGTTGATGTTCAAACCGTTCGGCTCAGCTCCGGTCAGCAGCACCTCGGCCCCGAGCGACCGGAACACGTGAGGCGCGATCGCACATGCAGCCCCGTGCGCCGCGTCGATGGCGATCTTCATGCCATCGAGGCGCTCGGGCAGCAACCCGATGAGATAGGCCTCATAGGAAGCAAGGGGGGAGGCGTCCTGGCTCAGTTCGCCGATCCCCGCGCCCGATGGCCTTGCGTCCGCTGGACCTTCCATCAGGCCTTCGATGGCGAGTTCTTGGGCGTCGGTCAGCTTTCGCCCATCATGGCCCAGGAGCTTGATCCCGTTGTCAGGCGCCGGGTTGTGGCTGGCGGAGATCACAGCGCCGAGCCCGAAATCGAACGTTCGAGCCACGTAGGACACCGCCGGCGTCGGCGCCACCCCGATGTCGTCCACGTCGACCCCCACGCTGCAGAATCCCGCGGCAAGCGATGCGGAGAGCATCGGCCCGCTTCTGCGCGTGTCCCGGCCGAGGACGACCTTCGGAGTCATTCCCGACCCAACCAAGAACCGCCCCGACGCCTGTCCGAGCTTGAACGCGAGTTCGGGAGTGAGGCTGACGTTGGCGACCCCGCGAATGCCGTCGGTGCCAAAGTGCTTGCGGCTCATGGGCCTTTGGCGACCTTGACCTTTGAGGGCCGAATCACCGTTTCGGCGAGCTGATAGCCCGGTGAGAGCTCCAGCAAGATCGTGCCCTCAGGGTGCTCCTCGGTCTCCTCGGCCACCACCGCCTCGTGAAGATTGGGATCGAAGAGCACGCCTTCAGTGGCGATGCGCTTGAAGTCGCGGGTCTCCAGCACGGTGCGCAGCTGCCTGTCCACTAAAGACACCCCCTCGATCAGGGCCTCAAGGCTGGCGCCCGTCTTTGCTGCAGCCAACGTTCGCTCGAAGTTGTCGAGCACCGGCAGGAGGTCCCGAATCAGGTCTTCGTTGGCGACCTTGGCAAACGCTTCCTTCTCCGCCATCAGGCGCCGCCGCTGGGTCTGCATTTCCGCCATCGCGCGCAGGAGCTGGTCCTTCGCCAGGTCCCGCTCCTCGGTCAGCTTGGCCATCACCTGGTACATCGTGTCGAGGGCGGCCTGGTTGGGGTCCTGGGGTTCGCCGTTTTCAAATTCCTGGGGCGCATCGACGGGCCCGACGGGCTCCGTTGCGCTCTTTTCGTGGTGGTGTGAGCGTCCTTCTGCTCGACCTCTTGACAAGCCAAAATCTCCTTTGGATAGGGTTTGAAAACGCGGAGATTGTACCCGCGCAGGGAGCGGCTTAAGGGGCCAGAAAGGGCTTTAGGGCGCTCCTCCGGGGAGGGCCGAGACCGGTGTAGCCCAGGCCTCCCTCATGGGTATCGAGGCTTGCCAACTGGAGTCCCAGAGCGCCAAGACGGCTTGCTTACCGTTTTTGCTGGAGTCAAACGAGAACAAGGGGTTGCCGAGGTGTGCGCGTCGGCTCAAGTCAAAATCGAGGCGAAAAACGCTATGGCGGCTTGCCCCGCCTCGGCCACGGCCATCTCGCCCTCGCACCCGGGCAACTCCCGAACCGAGGAACCCGCTCCGAGCTTGAGCGCCCGAATCGTCGGGTCCAAGCCCGAGTCCTCCATTCCGACGGCCACGAAAATCCCCGGGACCGAAGGAATCGAGACGCTGCGGGGCAACCTAGGTGATATCAGCGCGAGCCCCGACGCCCTTCGCGAGGATTGCGAATCCCCTACGAAGCTCCTCAAAGCAGACGCTGCCCCCGCCCCGTGGCCGATCGAGTAGATCTCCGAAAGGTCCAGTCCTCGCACCTTGCTGAGCCAGTCTGTGGCGGCCTGGAACGCCTTTGCGCCACTCCGAATCGCCACAAACACCCATCCGCGATCGAGGCATTCCTTGACGATGCCGCCCTGCCCATAGGCGTTGAACCACCGGTCCTCGAAGCCGTCCTTTCCCGCCCAAGCGAGCACCACGCGCGCCGGCTGCCGCGCCTGCACCCTTGAGACCAGCTCTTTCGGGAACGCCACGCGGAAGGTACATCCCATGTGGTCAACAAAACCGATCTGCTCAAGTTCGGAGAGCCTGGCTCTGCCTTCCTCCAGGCGCTCCGCCGTGAAGAGCCAATCGATATACGGCGGTTCGGTCCACTCCCTCTGCGCCGAAGCCATTCCCTGCTCCATGCGCCTGCCAAGAGCTCGCGAGAGAGGGTTCTTCATCTTGGCAAGGGCTGTGACTCTTTCCTTGAACCGCTTGACGATGGAAACGTAGGCGCTCTCCGGGCTCTCTCCAAGGCGCACCGGAAGCAGGTACCCCGACTCCGGGTGCAACTTGAGCTCGGGGTTCGTGGATTGAAGGTCCACGAGAAGGTTCAGGGACCGGCCAGGCACGAGACTTACGCGGCGGTTCGCCACCCGAAGTTCGACCGGTTGGACCTGGGCGGGCGTATAGGCCCAGCCCGCGCTCAGATTGGCCTTCGCGCCTGGGCTTGACCACGCCGGCGCGAACCGCACGGTCACGGCATCGCTGGGCCGAATCTCGCGCCCTTCGAGCATCGCCACCGAAAGGTCCAGCGCCTGGCAGCCTTCCGCGAACTTACCCGTGTCGGCATATCCCATCGCACGCCGGATCTCAGGGACCGCCCTCAACCGCCGTTCGGGATCGACGCAAAGGGTCCAGGCGACGTCGAGCTCCTGATAGCGCTCGCCAAAGTCGAAGCGAGACGCTTGGGGTCCGGTCTGCCAGGAGATGACCAGCGTCGCGAGGGCCACAAGCATGGGGTGAGATTACCCAGTGGCAAGTTGTGGAGCGAAGCGCAGATGTGCGGCGATGCAGGGATGAAGGAACCGAGGGACAAAGGGGCCGAGGGACACAGGGACATAGGGACAAAAGGGACATAGGGACAAGGGGCCCCCCTCACCTTCTCACCTTCTCACCTTCTCACCCTCTCACCCGCTCAGCACCACCACGGCCCTCAGGTCCTTGACAGCGAGCACGACGTCGTCCTCGACGCGCGGCTCCAGGTCGAACCCGTACTTGCGGAACGTCGCCTGCATCGCGACGTTGTCGGGGGTGGTCTCGGCGACCAGCCGCTTCACACCCCACGCACGCGCGATCTCCTCAATATAGGTTGTGAACTGGCCGCCCAGCCCCTTGCCCTGCCACTCGTCCACCACAAACGCCGCGTACTCTGCCGACACCATGTCGGGGTCCGCGACCATCCGCCCGACACCGATCATCTCTCGGCTCTCGTCACCCTCCACTTCGGCAATGATCGCCATCTCGCGGTCGTAGTCGATGTAGCAATAGCGCGCGGCCATCTCGTGGGTGGTTCCCTTGAAAAGGTGCCTGAACCGGAACCGTAGCGATTCCTGGCTCGCCTTGGCCAGCATGTCGTGCCACATTGGTTCATCTTCGGGCTTGATCGGCCGCAAGAGCACCGGCGTGCCGTCTTTCAGCTTGATGCGGCGGATCCATTCGTCAGGATAGGGCGAAATTGCCAGGTGGCTATGCCTGCCAACGGCCTTCCCCACCAGTTCGCGGTCGATGACGACCCGGGCGTCGAGAGCGATCACGCCCTCAGGCGTTGCGACCAGCGGGTTGATGTCAATCTCCTTGATCTCAGGGTAGTCGGCGATCAAGTAAGAGAACCGCATCAGCGTCTCGATCAAGCGGTCCATGTTCACGCCGGGCCTTCCCCGATAGCCGCAAAGCAGCGGGTAGGACTTCAGGCTCTCGAGCATCCGCCGCGCCAGGCTCTCGTTGAGCGGTGGGAGCCCCAGCGCCTTGTCCTTGAACACTTCGGCGGCAACCCCGCCGGTACCCACCATAATCACAGCACCGAAAGTCGGGTCCTTCTTAGCGCCCAGGATCAGCTCGTAGCCATCTTTCGACTTCACCATCGCCTGAACGGTCACGCCCTGGACGTCGGCTTCGGGGCGAGCGGCCTTAGCTCGTTGGACGATCTGATCGAACGCTTCGCGCACTTCCGCCTCCGATTTCAAGTTCAGGACCACGCCGCCTACGTCGGTTTTGTGGGTGATCTGCGGGCTCAGCACCTTGAGCACCACCGGAAACCCGACTCGGCGGGCCGCGTCGGAGGCTTCATCGGCGCTTCGCGCCGCCACGGGCCTCGTGACAGGGATCTCATAGGCCTCGAGAAGCGCCTTCGAGACGGTCTCCGTCAGGATTTCCTCGCCGTCCATGAGGATGATGTCGAAGAGGTCCCGCAGGCGGCGCCTGTCGAGAGCGAAGTCCATCGGGATGTCTCGCGGTGTTTCGTGCAGGATCTCCTGGTTGCGCCCATACGAATAAAGATTCATGAACGCCCGCACACCCGCTTCAGGGGTGGAATAGGTTGGCACGCCCGCCTGGTTCAGAAGCTGAATGCCCCCGGCCATCATGTTGCCGCCCATCCACGCCGCGAGCACGGGCTTCTTGGCATCGGCTGTGAGAGTCGCGAGTGCCTGGGCTGTCTTGGTTGGGTCGGTCACCGCTTGCGGCGCTAAAATCGCCAGAACCGCGTCGACTCCGGAATCGTGCAGAGCCAACTTCGCGGCCTCGGCGAAGCGCTCCGGTCCCGAATCTCCCAAGACGTCGACCGGATTGCCATGCGACCACGCCGAAGGGAGCACTGCATCCAGCGCTTCGATGGTGCTTGGATGGAGCTCCGCAAGCTGCCCGTTCAGCGAGAGAAGCATGTCGGTGGCCATCACGCCGGGTCCGCCCGCGTTGGTGACGATGGCAAGATTGGGCCCACGCACCTGCTTTCTTCGGCCCAGAAGCTCGGCGCAATCGAAGATGTCGGCGATATCGAAAACTCGCACGATGCCGGCTCGCTGGAATGCCGCGTCGAACACGCTGTCCTCACCCGCCATCGCGCCGGTATGCGAGGCTGCGGCCTTGGCGCTCTCTGCAAAGCGACCTGCCTTATAGGCGACGATCGGGCGGTTTCGCGCATAGCCTCGGGCGGCGCTCATGAAACTGCGTGCGTCGCCTAAGGACTCGATGTACATGATCGCCGAATGGTTGTGCCTATCATCGGCGAAATAGTCGATCAGGTCGCCGAAACCCACGTCCAGCGCGTTGCCGAGACTCACGAAGTGCGAAAACCCGATCCCTTCGGCGATGGCCCAGTCGAGTACGGACGTGCAGAGCGCGCCGGACTGTGAGACGAAACCGATGTGCCCCTCGCGCGGGTTTCCGGCGGCAAAGCTTGCGTTTAATTTGGAGTGCGGGACGATGATGCCGAGGCAGTTCGGTCCGATGATCCGCATTCCGGGAAACTCCTCCCATGCCGCACGGAGCTCGGCCTCCAGGTCCCGGCCATGCGCCCCGACCTCCCGGAATCCGGCGGAAATGATGATCACGCCGAGGATGCCGGCATTGCCGCACTCGCGGACCAGTTCGGGTACGCCGGCAGCGGGTGTGGCGATGATCGCGAGATCGGGCACCCGAGGCAGCGAACCCACGGAAGGATAGGCCTGGCTGCCCTGAACCGACTCGCGCTTCGGGTTCACTGGGTACACGACCCCCTGGAAGCCGGCGCTGATGAGGTTCCTGAGTAGGGCGTAGCCGACAGTGTTGGGCTTATCGGTCGCACCAATGACGGCGATTCGCTGGGGTTTGAAGATTCGGTCGAGGTTTAAGATGCTCACGGGCGGTCCTACTTGCCTCGCCCGATTTGCCTCGGATCGAGGCCCCTTTGGTTCATTTTTGGGCCGTCTGGCTTGGGTAGCCAGGGCCCCATGGTCCGCCTGCGGGGTGCGTTGGGTTGAGGCGGATGCGCCTTGCGCCACTTCGGTGTGTGGTGGGCCGAGCGCCTTGCCCACTGGAGTCTATGATACCTGGTCTGGGGGTTCCACAACTCGGCGAATCAACGTCCGCTCGACTTCCATTGCCGGCTCTTTGCGCTTCCAGTGGTCCCCTTTGCGTCCTATGTGTGAAATCCGGCTTTCATGCCCTCTCGCTGAGTCCACAAAGCAGACGCAAAGACGAAGAAGGGAACGGAGACTGTTCATGCATGGCCCGATCACCGCTTCAGCCGGGGCATCTCGCGAAGCTGCTTTTCGAGCTCGGCATACATCTCACCCACCCAAGCCGCCTCCTTCGGGATCCGAAAGCCAGGCTGCTTTCGAAAGTCCACGGGGCATACCAGGATGTCGCGCTTTCCCTGTGGCACCTCTTTCGCCATCGCGAAGACCTGCTCGATCGGCTTATCTCCAATGGCGATGCACCCGATCGAGACGTTGCTCCCGTGCAGGTAGATATCGCTCCCTATGTCCTTTCTTGGCACCTTTGAGTTGGCGATATCGGTGGCGTTGGGATAGTCCAGCTTGATCGAGAGGTGGTAGGCGCTCTGGGGGTTCAGCGTGGTCAGCGCGTAGAGCCCTTCCGGGACCTGCTTGTCTCCCTCCCTGCGTTTGGGGCCCAGTTTCCCGCTCGCCGCAAGAATCGGGTACGTGGTGAGATGGGTCCACGTACCATTCTCTCCGCCGACCCAGACCTCGAGTTCTCGCTCCTGCTTGAACGCAACCAGTCGAAACCGCTTGGGGGGCCAAGCGATGCCTGCAGCGGCCGCCAGCGGCTTGAGTTCTGTTGCTTGCGCCGTAGCTGCTGGACCGGAGGCTTCGGCTGCCCGATGCCGAGCCCACTTCAGG is a window encoding:
- a CDS encoding L,D-transpeptidase family protein, translating into MKGGRSAVRLAALGAVVCGLAWGVPQGLKWARHRAAEASGPAATAQATELKPLAAAAGIAWPPKRFRLVAFKQERELEVWVGGENGTWTHLTTYPILAASGKLGPKRREGDKQVPEGLYALTTLNPQSAYHLSIKLDYPNATDIANSKVPRKDIGSDIYLHGSNVSIGCIAIGDKPIEQVFAMAKEVPQGKRDILVCPVDFRKQPGFRIPKEAAWVGEMYAELEKQLREMPRLKR
- a CDS encoding bifunctional acetate--CoA ligase family protein/GNAT family N-acetyltransferase is translated as MSILNLDRIFKPQRIAVIGATDKPNTVGYALLRNLISAGFQGVVYPVNPKRESVQGSQAYPSVGSLPRVPDLAIIATPAAGVPELVRECGNAGILGVIIISAGFREVGAHGRDLEAELRAAWEEFPGMRIIGPNCLGIIVPHSKLNASFAAGNPREGHIGFVSQSGALCTSVLDWAIAEGIGFSHFVSLGNALDVGFGDLIDYFADDRHNHSAIMYIESLGDARSFMSAARGYARNRPIVAYKAGRFAESAKAAASHTGAMAGEDSVFDAAFQRAGIVRVFDIADIFDCAELLGRRKQVRGPNLAIVTNAGGPGVMATDMLLSLNGQLAELHPSTIEALDAVLPSAWSHGNPVDVLGDSGPERFAEAAKLALHDSGVDAVLAILAPQAVTDPTKTAQALATLTADAKKPVLAAWMGGNMMAGGIQLLNQAGVPTYSTPEAGVRAFMNLYSYGRNQEILHETPRDIPMDFALDRRRLRDLFDIILMDGEEILTETVSKALLEAYEIPVTRPVAARSADEASDAARRVGFPVVLKVLSPQITHKTDVGGVVLNLKSEAEVREAFDQIVQRAKAARPEADVQGVTVQAMVKSKDGYELILGAKKDPTFGAVIMVGTGGVAAEVFKDKALGLPPLNESLARRMLESLKSYPLLCGYRGRPGVNMDRLIETLMRFSYLIADYPEIKEIDINPLVATPEGVIALDARVVIDRELVGKAVGRHSHLAISPYPDEWIRRIKLKDGTPVLLRPIKPEDEPMWHDMLAKASQESLRFRFRHLFKGTTHEMAARYCYIDYDREMAIIAEVEGDESREMIGVGRMVADPDMVSAEYAAFVVDEWQGKGLGGQFTTYIEEIARAWGVKRLVAETTPDNVAMQATFRKYGFDLEPRVEDDVVLAVKDLRAVVVLSG